GCACTGTGCTAGTGCTTCAGTTTTTTGATGAGTTTGTGAAGATGATATGCGCTAGTTTCATGTACTTATAGGATAGCAAGGGAGCACTAGAGCCATAAGCTATGTCTGATGGGTGTAGGTATCAGTATATGACTAGTTGGCAAGAGACAACGCTATAAATTTTTTCTTGCTAGATGTTGTCGTCTTGCTGTGTATGATTGAGTTTGATGCTCATTTTAGCCTATTGGTACTTTTTGTAAAGTAATCTGATGCTCTCTCTCTACGCGTGGTAGGGGCAGACGCCGAAAGAGCtctcctgctgctgcactgtagccgcagCAGAGGCAGGCCCCGAAAAGCTcccctgcagcactgtagccacagcaggggcaggcgccaaactCAGTCCTGCTATCACATCTAGTcattgtagcagcatggcagcctgacatgtctgtgtattaGGATTatatgggtagagttgtatatatagcttcccactgcaactcagtgaaGTGAGCGAGTTcaattttgccatctcctctgtagagttccggccaacactggtgcttgtgctatgtgtgtgcgcgctctgttctccctccctcttctaaCTCTAGCCGTAGTGTGTGTACGAGAATgccggtgagcggtcggctcacccgtgtggGAGATCCCGGgcctaacaagtggtatcggagccatggccccgttcgctgggagGGATGTGGAGGaatctgtgagaggaaaacactgttccagatgaaaaaaagaagcggGTCAAGCCGGGTTttagggcacgcgaacggggcccatacaagcgtcgtcgccggactaaccgctggcgatgacggacggttcgaagatggacgacagcagcgacgctgctgtggctgcccagccacgagaggaggtcgtcgtgcgcatGGTGTGGGAGGTTAGCGGCACTAGTTGGTcgatgctgactcgcaccaactatggcgagtgggcggtgaccatgaaggtcaaactcagagcccgatggctctggaatatcattgacaagggcaccgacaataaaGAAGACgatatgtcagcgttggaggctatcctcgctgctatgTCAGCGGAGTATAGAGAGCCTTTGGGGGCGAAGAACTCTACTAAAGAGGCgagggaggccattgcagcgatgtgcgtcggctccgaccgcgcaaagaaggtaACGGCCCAGCTACTGaggcaggagtacgccaacctcaagttcaaggatggtgagttaGTGGAGGACTTCTTCCTCCGCCTATAGTCGCTCATCACCAAATTGAgaagccacggcgtcaccatcgacgaagaagaggcggtctccaagtacctccacttcgtgccggtgaagtacattcaagtcgctctctccatagagacgatgttggacttgtccaccctcaccattgaggatgtgacaggccatttGCGGGCGGTGGATGAGCGCATAGAGTAGGCCACAGCAACGACAGACAGCGGCAAGGTGctactgacagaggaggagtgggctacccGGATGAAGGAGAGGAAGTTCGGGGAAGCCTCCTCTAGCCGTGATGGCAATGGCAAGCGccacggcaaggcttcttcagaaaataagaagaagaaggtcgacctcaACGCCTGCCGGCACtacgggaagacgggccattgggcaaaggagtgacTGGCACagtgaagttcggtgatggctcaagggtggcaatccgaGGGTGCGACactatcatcttcaggtgctgaAATGGTGAGCACCGTGCGTTGACGGATGTGTACTACATCCCATAGCTGCGTTTAAGCATCGTCAGCACCGAGCAGTTGGACGAGCGTGGATGCGAGGTACTAATCGAGAGCGGGATCCTGAAGATTCAGGATCAGGAGCAGCGTCTTCTCACGGACGTAAAACGCTCACATAATCaattgtacctgctcgacttgaaggtggagcagctggTGTGCCTGTCAGCACagcacaccgaggagccatggctgtggcatgcccggttcggccatctcagcttcgacgtgctcggtcggctagagaagatggttcgagggctgccccacattaagcacgcaggcgagctgtgtgacagctgcctatcgggaagcagaggaggctgtcgttcccaaaggcggccaagtatcgcacgGCGGACGCTCTTGAGCTCATCCACGGCGATCTCTGCGGGCCAATCACGTCAGCCACAAACAGTGGTCAATGGTACTTTCTCCTGcttgtggatgattgcagtcgctatatgtggctacaactcctgatgagcaaggatgAGGCGACGaaggtgatcaagaagttcaaggcacgcGTGGAGACAGAGACCGATAAGAAGCTGCGCTGCTGCGGACTGATCgtggcggtgaattcacttcggtggagttcgctgtgtactgcgtggatcagggtgtggtgcgacactaCACCGCACCGTACTCGCCATAGCAGAATGAcgtggtggagcggcggaactagacggtggtcgacatagctcgatccatgatgaagcccaagagcatgccggcaaggttctggggtgaggcggtgaccatggcggtatTGATCCTCAACCACGCGCCCATAAAGACCCTGAAGGGTgtgacgccgttcgaagcttggtatgagcgcaagCCGAGCTTGGTATAAACGCagatggtgctcctgggctacaAGGAGAAcgccaaggcgtaccggctctacgacccaggAGGAGGCAAGGTGGTTATCTCGCGCGATGTCGTATTCGACAAGAAGGCGGCCTGGGACTAGGACAGTCCGAGCACGGGGaaagctggtggcttcaccaacaccttcatcgtcgagcacttcgtcatccacggtggtggagatgctggagatgaggtgccgACTACTCCAacaatagagccgagcactcctagggcagtaCCGAGCACTCCggaaggggtgccgagcactctaggagtggtgatgaGCGGTCAtgcagtggtgtcgaccacttcaggacgggtgccgaacgctcccgtagcggagccaagaggtcttgcagtggtgccgaccactccaagactggtgccgagcactcctgcagtggtgccaaccactctaggagtggtgacaaGCGATCCAAGAGTAGTACCAAGCACTGCAGCCAGGGTGCTGAGCACTGTAGCTAgggtgctgagcactctaggtgctgtgccgaccactccgacagaacaggggactccatcgacgccgatcgagtttgcctcacctccaagcgacaacaccgagttcgtggatgccttccacgacggtgaggaggtatagttccataggctggacgacatcatcggcGGCACATGGTCCTTAGGCCTGGCGGGTCGCTGCTTAATATCCTAGAGCTGCTTCTtgttagtgcagaggaaccacccacgttctcgctggccgagcgcgatgcaaattggcgatgggcgatgctagaggagatgaaggcgatcgaggaaaatgagacttgggagctcgttgATCCACCTCCTAGATGCCGTCCGATCGGcttaaagtgggtgtacaaggtcaagcgagatgagcgcggcgccattgtcaagcacaaggcgcgcctcgtcgcctgaggctttgtccagcgcgagggcatcgactttgaggaagtctttgcgccactagcgcgcatggagtctatccaACTGCTGCTGACTTTGGCAGTagcgaaggactggcgcgtccattaCCTTGacataaaatcggccttcctcaacggcaagCTGGCAGAGAccgtcttcgtcaggcaaccttcgGGTTTGgccgtcaagggagcggagcacagggtgctctgactgcgcaaggcgctctatgggctgcggcaggccccacgagcgtggaacgccaagcttgatgtcACGTTGGGTGAGCCTGGGTTCACGCGGTgcacaaccgagcacgcgctctatacgtggcgacgggggaaggagaaGCTCgttgtcggcgtgtatgtggacgacttgatcgtcaccgacgcgtgtgcggaggacatcgacagcttcaagcgcgagatagCAGCTCGtcttcgaatgagcgatctcggcgcgctctcctactacctcggcatcgaggtgggATAGGGaaaggaggcgctcacgctcggtcagagcgcgtatgcctcgaagctgttggagcgaagcggcatggctgagtgcaagccgtgcgtgactccaatggaggagcagCTGAAGGTGATGAAGGCCAGTACCGCGGCTAAGGTAGATGTAACATTCTAACAgagcatcgtcggtggtctgtgctacctagtccacacgagactGGACATTACGTTcatcgtgggctacgtcagccgcttcatggaggatccccgagaggatcactgggccgcagtgaagcggctgctgcgctacgtcaaggggacggtggatcaggtgatcgtcttccccaagaccgacAGAAGtggggctgcagctcactgtgttcagcgatgcagacatggcgggggacatcgacggatggcggagcacctctggcgtgctcgtcttcctcgggccggctccaatctcatggctgtcgctgaaacaaaaggtggtggcgctatccacgtgcgaggcagagtacgtggcgacggccacagcggcgtgccaagctgtgtggctaccccggctgctgggcgagctgaccggtgtgaaaGCTCACCCACcggcactgatggtggacaaacagcccgccatcgccctcgtgaagaatccggttctccacgaccggagcaagcacatcgacgtcaagttccacttcctcaggtactatgtcgatggagggcagatcgtcatcgagttcgtcgaaactgatcGGTAACTCGTgtacgtcctcaccaagccactcggccgtcttcggtttacaaagctgaagaagatgatcggcatggtggaggttctagggttagccgaaggattaggggaagaattataAAGTAATCTGTTGCTCTCCCTCTGTACGCGCGGCAGTGGCAGGTGCCGAAAGGGCtctcctgctgctgcactgtagccatggcaggggcaggcgccgaaaggctcccttGCCGCACTGTAGTCACAACAGGGATAGGCCCCAAAGTCAGtcatgctgtcacatctagtcactgtagcagcatagcagcctggcatgtctgtgtactaagatTAGATGAGCAGAGTTGTACGCATagtttcccactgcaactcagtgaagtgagcgagttcagttttaccATCTTCTTTGCAGAGCTCAGGCCAacactggtgcttgtgctgtgtgcatACGCTATGTTCTCCCTCCATCTTCCACCTCTAGGCGTAGTGTATGTGCGAGAACGTcagtgagcggtcggctcacccgtgcggaAGATCCAGAGCCCAACACTCTTTGGGTCCACTCTATTAGTCTTCTCTGCTCAGTCAATTTACATTTGCGTCATCCTCATCCTTCCATTATGGTACACAGTTTCCTGCTGCTTGGTTCTACACTTGTAACGGGTTTGATTGGCACTCAAATTGAAGacgcattttattttattttatttttatcaaGAACTAATAGAAATTTCCTACATGGACAGGTGGATTTGTTTGAATACTTTTGTAGTTTTGTTTCGTAAGATTTGTTGAAAACtaagttataataataaatatccAAGCTAAAAGGTCCAAGATTTATGCCTCCCCATCCCCTTTCTATATCTACCACCTCAACTGATATAAGAACACTTATTTCAGGTAAACCCAATATATATTGATGTAAAGACTCGGGAAGGCAAAATTCTGTTTGTTTGGCTCACTTTTCATTGGCCTGGGGAGTCCCACATAAATCTGATGTCCTTTTTAGGACACTCATTTGCTTCTGGTGGAATAACAGCTTTCTTAGTCACTACCTTATATTCTGTTCATTATTCTAGTTTCAATACTGTGGTCAGTCCATAGAGTCGTCCTGCCTTTTTCCTTGCTGGACCAGCAGCTATGCAAGTGTCAGCATGTGGCCAATTTTATGTTCAGTTTTTCTGCAACCACTGTTTTATGGATTCAGTCAAACTCTGGTGGCGATGGAGACCTTTGGGGCAGTGACCGGCCTAGTCACAAACTTCAACAAAAGCTCCGCCCATCCGATCAGGTGTGAAGATCTAGACTTACAGCACATACTTGAACCTTTCCAGGGAGCCCGCAAAGATTTCCCATCCGCTATCTTGGCCTTCAGCTGCCTACCCATGCCCTTCAAAAAGTTCATGTGCAACCACTCATCGAAAAAATTAGCCATCGACTCCCAGGGTGGAAAGGAAGACTTCTAAACCGAGTGGGACATCACACTCTTGTCACATCGGTCCACCATCTGAGCTGTttggctgatggtttctgcggctgataaaccggttgaagctgatttgttgtgagagaaaaacactgttccatgaCGGTCTTCCCACTTGCTGTTTGGGCAAGAAAGCAAATTGACAAGATTCGTCTCTGTTTAACTGGCCAATTGTCTGCAACTCTACATGCCCAAGGATATAGGTGACCTTGGTATGATAGACCTTGATAAATTTAGCAGAGCCTTCCGGCTATGTTGGCTTTGGCAAGAATGGATGGCAGAAGGAAAACCCTGGGCCAGCTTTGAACCCCCCTGTAATGAAGTGGATCGTTCCCTGTTTAACAACTCCATCACAGTCTCCATCGGCAATGGAAACAAAGCTAAATTTTGGCACCGCAGCTGACTCGAAGGTGAGGCCCCGAGGAACCTTGCACCTCACTTATTCCAACTTGCCAGAAGGAAGAATAGAACGGTACATCAAGAGTTAGAAAATGACTCATGGATCAGAGCCTTGAGAGGAAAGATCACTACAACAATGCAAATTGAAGGATTCATCTCCCTCTAGATTTGTATGCAAACCATACACCTTCAACCCGAAGTGGATGATAAAATCACTTGAAAATGGACCACACGATTTGCATGTGGCCTTCATTAGGTATGTTTCTTAGATAGAACTTTCGACTCTGACCAGAAAGCATGGCCTTTACATTCTACCAACAAAACTGATAGTAAAACTCTGAATATTGCAGCAAGTTGCCAACTGGAATGAAAGAGGCACGATGGCACATTGTGGTTCAGCTGGAGCATGGAGTGGCAGTAACCTTTCAGGTTTGGATTCAGAAAATTGTGCTGAAGAATTTCTCTTATGTGCTCACTGCTCAGTGAACAAGAACACTGGTGCTAACTTGCTAATTCACTACCTTCCTTGATCGTTCGTAGGATCAGGATGATCTAATAACACCTCTCTTTGTCCTACTATCTACAGGGATGAACCACTACTTATATAGCTGCAACTAACAGCAAGCTGCCACATACGGCGCCACGTGGTTTGCAGCGTGGCACGACATTGCCATGGTGCTCAGGAATGCCTTCTCCAGCTCTGCAGAGGCGCCCCTCCTTAGCAAGCACAGGGTGTACTCCATGACCATAGCATCACAGGGCAGTGTGATCCTGCCGTCGCCACCCGTGAAGCCGAACTCCTCCTTGGACATCTGCAGGAGCTCGGCGAAGACTGTCGTCCCGAGGCACGCCAATGGCACCTCAAACCGTGCCCCATCAGTCGTGTACACTGCACAATGGCCCTTGCTCGCCACGGAAGTGCGGTACTTGTCGACTTCCTTTGCTGCTGTCCGCCAGCTGGTGAGGCGCTTCCTCCCAAGCGCTGCCATCCTCTGCCACTTCTTGGCCAGCTGAGCGATCCTCTTGGTGCTGATCATGGTTACTTGTTTCTTTCTTGGCTGGAAACTGGAGAAGTGGAGAGCTCCGAATTGAGATTGTGATGGTGTTCTGAGGCCACTTGACCTGAATATATAGCACACCCGAACTCGAGCGGAATGGTTGGGCAAGGGACAAGACCATGAGGACGTTGAGTGCGATGTTGCAAGATGCGTCTGCGAGTACGATTTGGATGAGACTGACGAGGGCCGAGGGTTTGGTGCTGAATGCTCGTGGTGTGCTTTTGGTGCTTGGACTGCACAGAATCCGTGCTGGCGCACCATGCGGAGCGGTGTCGCTGGGAAGTGGCACGAGGACCCCATGTTTGTTGGGGCTAACGTGGAGTATGAGGGCCAGGTCTgttcagctgctgctgctgtgccgtCAGATCATCAGCAGATCAGCTTGGGTTTGAAGTTTCAACAAAACGAAGACACGGAAGCATGGACCGCATGCTTTTGTCAGACGGCAATGGCATGTGCTTGAACAATGCAAATAAAACTGGATCTAGCTAGTTGCCTAGCTGCGATCTTGTAGGTCCATGCAGGGAACTGCAAGAAGCAGCTGCGAAATGGAGTTCACATGATGTGCTATTGATCCAGCAGACCACAAAGTGATCTAAGATGATGTGAATTTGTCGAGCAAGTTGTTGGGACCGCTGAACAGGCTTATCCAGTCATTCAGAAACAATGAGCCGTGGGCACAAAAACTTCTAGATGCCTTACAAATAACAATCTGTATCTCATTGCACAACTGACAAATTGAACCAATTTACATGTGGTCCTCATGGCCCATGCCATGAGGCATAGCAGTATGGCGTCATATTATATTGTAACGACTCAGACACTACTACATTTCTATAGTTGGCTCCGACAAGTGCCAACAGACGGCCCCAGAGAAATATAATCAGAACCACACACTGCTTCCCCTTGCAGCACTGCATGTTCTAGGCTCGTGGCCTCGTCTCTTCTTTCCCCCTCACATATAAATCCACCACCTGCGCACTAACATTCCACCAGTCCATCAGCAACCTAAGCAATACATCTAGCAGCACAATACCCTCTGATACAGAGGTTCTCTGAACATTCAGATTCAGccaggaaaagaaggagaagcaaCCATGATCAGTGCCAAGAGGCTTTTTCAGATGGCAAAGAAGTGGCAGAGAATGTCCGCCTTGCCGAGGAAGCGGCTTACCTCGATGCCGGCGAAAGAAACTGAACCATCCTTTGGAACGTCGTCGACGGCAATGGCCAGCAAGGGCCACTGCGTCATGTACTCCGCTGACAGATGGCGGTTCGAGGTGCCGCTGGCGTACCTCGGCACGACGGTCCTCGGTGAGCTCCTGCGCATGTCGCAGGAGGAGTTTGGGTTCGCGAGCGATGGTGGCAGGATCACGCTGCCCTGTGATGCCGCCGTGATGGAGTACGCCATGTGTTTGGTTAGAAGAGACGCTTCTGAGGAGGTTGTGAGGGCGCTCTTGAGCTCCATGGTCAGGCCTTGCCACACTGTCAGTGTCAGTGGCGTGGCGCCATGGATGGAGCTCAAGCAGCAGCTAGCCGTATGTGTATAGTTCAATAGGTCATTTTATTAGCTCCTGTCTCAGTGTCTCTTGATGTATGTAGTAATGTACAGTACAGTTCTGTTCAACCGAATGTAAGGTTGTTACTTGTTAGAATCAAATAAAATGGTAAGAAAGATGTTACCGTCTCAATAATCTTAGCAAATCAGTACcggcagcctgttcggttggctggttcgtgaagaagtacggctggctggtttgtgtgagagaaaaatactgttccagctggaaatttacgatcgtttacgacaagccacagccaaacgaacaggctgcttgtGATTTGTGAACCAAAGCTCCTCCTGGGATATCCTGAGCAGCCCACTAAAGATAATTGTGCCAAAGTATCCCAGTGGGACCTCAAAAGTCAAAACTCCTCCCAATGGCTGTATGCACGGTTAAGTGGCCCTTGTCTGGAATTCATGAAGTGGTGCAACTTGTATTGTCGTCTCTGGTGTCTGTCTTAATCCTTTTCCATTTCCTCGCCAAGTGGGCAAGCCTCCTGGGAAGGATAGTTGGTTCTTCTTGTTTCTCAGGTATGGTGCTTAGAAATTCTTTGTTTATGACTTTGCGATTGCAGTGATGGTATCTTACTTGCTTGCTCCTGAATATGTAGGTGAAGAAATGTTCCATGGCTGAGACTAATTGGCAGGTTACAAGACCGTGAGCTTGGTACATGCATTGATGACTGCAAAGTAGGCATCAAGattcagatttttttttgaaacattggCAGGAGCCTGCCATATCATATAAGAAGGGAGCAAACACACGTTTTACATTGTTTTGTTACATGAATAACCAACACCGCAAACACAGAATAAGGATGAGCCACTTCATTATGGAACTtctgcccgcccgcccgcacgcTTCAGATTTTATTATTCTGGACCAATTTTTGGTGCAACATCAAGGCAAAGATAGTGGACTAGTGTTTGGCCAGTCAGATATGTGCTACTGTAGCACTGCTGAAATTGGTTGAGATGTAATTCTACCATACTGGACCCAGCTTTTATGGAGGTCTTCCATCTGTTCCACTGCCCTGTCTCAAGTGGTTTGGAGATTAGATGGTTGAGCTTTTGAAATAATCATTTCTGAACGATTTGGGACCATATATTTTTCTCTGAAAAATCTGAAACACTGCATGAACATGATTAGATAGCATCAATGCCTCGATATCATTGAGGACAAGGCTGGATGATCCAAGATTCAAGAGTTGAGCAGATGCAGGGTTCACTTCACTGTTTTTGGGTACACACTCTTACAGTCTTATACTGTTGCAGTAGCATGCAAGGTGTTGGGTGACCTGTGCTTTGATTGCTGCTAATCATGCAACTCAGTAGACAGTTCCATATCTGAGTTTGCATCAATGGCTGCACGATTTCTAGCATGGCTTGTGACAACCATTTCATGGTATATGGGGGCATTTTCCAATGGGCCTACAGCCATTTTTTTGCTGGAAATTCCAGAATGTGGCTGTAAATTTCCATGCAAGACTGGATCTGTTGTCTGGGTGTTTACTTTACAAGGCATCAGTTGCAGCAAAATAAATCGGCAAAACAGTAAGTTTTGAGCTTTTGTTGCCAGAATTTTATTGTCCTGAAATTGTGATCAGTCATGTATTTGTGCAACATGCGCTCAGTGAACAAGAACACTGGTGCTAACTTGCTAAGTCGCTACCTTCCTTGATCGTTTGCAGGATCAGAAGGATCTGAATAACACCTCTCTTTGTCCTACTATCTAAAGTGATGAACTACTACTTATACAGGTGCAACTAACAGCAGGCTGCCACATACGGTGCCATGTGGTTTGCAGAGTGGCACGATATTGCCATGGTGCTTAGGAATGCCTTCTCCAGCTCCGCAGAGGCGCCCCTCTTCAGCAAGCACAAGGCATACTCCATGACCATGGCATCACAGGGCAGTGTGATCTTGCCATTGCCGCCCGTGAAGCCGAACTCCTCCTTGGACATCTGCAGGAGCTCCGTGAAGACTGTTGTCCCGAGGCACACCAAGGGCACCTCAAACCGTGCCCCGTCAGCCGTGTACACTGCGCAGTGGCCCTTGCTTGCCACGGAAGTGCAGCACTTGTCGACTTCATTTGCTGCTGCCGTGAGGCGCTTCCTCCCAAGCGCTGCCATCCTCTGCCACTTCTTGGCCAGCTGAGCGATCCTTTTGGTGCTGATCATGGATACTTCTTTGTTTCTTGGCTGGAAACTGGAGATGTGGAGAGCTCTGAGTTGAGATTGTGATGGCGTTCTGAGGCTACTTGTCCTGAATATATAGCTCACTCGAACTCGAGTGGGATGGTTGGGCAAGGGACAATGCCATGTGGAATGGTGAGTGCAATGTTGCAAGATGCGTCTGCAAGTACGATTTGGATGAGATTCTGATGGGCCGACGGGAGCAGGTCGTGGCGTGCTTTCGGTACATGGGTTGGATCATTGGACGCCACCCATGTCTGAGTGGTGTCGCTCGGAAGCGGCACAAGGATCACATGCTAGTGCCTAGTGGGTGCCAAGTTGCCAGCATGAAGTGTGAGGGACACGCTCGTTCAGCTAGCAGTTGCGCCATCAGATACATCAGTATCGGTCCATTTCAGAGCAGTTTTTTTCAGGCTTGAAACAAGTCACCGCACACAACTAGAGTCTGCAATCTTGTAGGTCCTTGTCGTGAACTGTAGGAAGGGACCGGGCAATCAAATGGAGTTCACATGATATGCTACTGATCCACCAGACCACAAATTGAAGAAGTGGTATTGAGTTGTCGAACAACTTGTTTGGGCCGTTGAACAGGCCTAATCTGTGGGCTCAGAAACAATGTGCTGTGGTCTGAAATAACATTTGATATCTATTGCACCTCTTAGCAAGTATAGTATCAAACAGGTCAGTATGGCAGCACATCGTGATATCATAGCGCCAAACACAGCAAGTGTCAAACAGACATATATGGCCATAGAGAAATCTAATCAAAACCCCCACATTACTTCTCCTTGCAACACTGCATGTTTTGAGCtatgtaaagtaatctgctgctcttcCTCTGTACGCATGGCAAGGGCAGGCGTCGAAAGGGCTCTCCTGTAGCCGTGGCAGAAGCGGACGctgaaaggctcccctgccgcacggtagccacagcaggggcaggcaccAAAGTCAGGCATGTTGCCACATCCAGTCACCACATccagtcactgtagcagcatgacaacCTGACATGtatgtgtactaggattagattaGTAGAATTGTATATATAACTTACCACTGCAACTCTGTGAAGTgagagagttcagttttgccatctcctctgcagagctccggccaacgctggtgcttgtgctgtgtgtgcgcgctctgttctccATTTCTCTTCCACCTCCAGCCGTAGTGTGTGTGCGAGAACGCCGGTGactggtcggctcacccgtgcgagagatctcgggaccaacagtggtatcagagccgtacccGTCGTacccgtcgccggactaaccgctggcgatgacggacggtttgaaGATGGACGACAGCAACGGTGctgttgtggctgcccagccacgacacgAGGTCGTTGTgcgcatggtgcgggaggtcagcggcaccagttagccgacgctgactcgcaccaactatggcgagtgggtggtgaccatgaaggtcatgGTCAGAGCACGacggctgtaacagaaccgaccaattatacgaaattaagtaagaaaatcatccgccagagcagacgatttagcaaacttaagcccgtataacccggtagtccgtgaaatcacgaaggatttcaaaccaactcacataccagccaagatcgtaataagtttagcggtcaccatcacatattacataaaagttcgcatctcagatacatcagagtttaaacatagttattacaaaacgagttcaaatagaagtagcggaagccatttgttcaaaaccacacacactcacacggagttcaaatacagtgccagt
Above is a genomic segment from Miscanthus floridulus cultivar M001 chromosome 3, ASM1932011v1, whole genome shotgun sequence containing:
- the LOC136546694 gene encoding auxin-responsive protein SAUR36-like — translated: MISAKRLFQMAKKWQRMSALPRKRLTSMPAKETEPSFGTSSTAMASKGHCVMYSADRWRFEVPLAYLGTTVLGELLRMSQEEFGFASDGGRITLPCDAAVMEYAMCLVRRDASEEVVRALLSSMVRPCHTVSVSGVAPWMELKQQLAVCV
- the LOC136544292 gene encoding auxin-responsive protein SAUR36-like, with the translated sequence MISTKRIAQLAKKWQRMAALGRKRLTAAANEVDKCCTSVASKGHCAVYTADGARFEVPLVCLGTTVFTELLQMSKEEFGFTGGNGKITLPCDAMVMEYALCLLKRGASAELEKAFLSTMAISCHSANHMAPKKMAVGPLENAPIYHEMVVTSHARNRAAIDANSDMELSTELHD
- the LOC136546695 gene encoding auxin-responsive protein SAUR36-like, with protein sequence MISTKRIAQLAKKWQRMAALGRKRLTSWRTAAKEVDKYRTSVASKGHCAVYTTDGARFEVPLACLGTTVFAELLQMSKEEFGFTGGDGRITLPCDAMVMEYTLCLLRRGASAELEKAFLSTMAMSCHAANHVAPYVAACC